The following proteins come from a genomic window of Amphiura filiformis chromosome 16, Afil_fr2py, whole genome shotgun sequence:
- the LOC140136444 gene encoding uncharacterized protein: MEEPVDLQKDDTTEPANNGSQESETKSNDEQEHFCCSFCQERFLAIEALLSHIRIHTGGLDSEEDQDEVQVPQKLKRLSVRLPLLKTGKMASLDSTDEGGEDGHGETTPNIPSTSQEDEKCGSEFKRTNASPGYQCPTCNRRFSRIIHQLNHKCEPTDTENRLDAINSGLKLYKCVTCKEEFGTRQEKLDHKCLTSESQDQDEDESQNAVDNEGQDAAAEDQEESDTEKSDEDDYDDTPPERPKLVVKFPTRKGFGKARRRKSKGTHRCNICHKSFTRGWNLKVHVQKAHPPGSPVQPKISPAKASPRASPRPAKRSQELAVVSEADTAESDAAADFHFRPSYSEKNMVLRRFASSNAYECPLCGKTMERREAMLSHIRDHRSETPYHCAHCDFKCAHSARIIKHLSHIHKIYQPNNPSSI, from the coding sequence ATGGAGGAACCAGTAGACCTGCAGAAAGATGACACAACAGAACCAGCCAATAATGGAAGTCAAGAATCTGAAACCAAATCAAATGACGAACAAGAACACTTCTGTTGTAGTTTTTGTCAGGAACGATTTCTGGCTATTGAAGCGCTCTTGTCGCACATTCGTATTCATACCGGGGGATTAGACTCCGAAGAAGACCAAGATGAGGTACAAGTGCCACAAAAATTGAAACGTCTGTCTGTAAGACTACCATTACTGAAAACAGGAAAGATGGCATCGCTAGATAGCACTGATGAAGGAGGAGAGGATGGACACGGCGAGACAACTCCTAACATTCCCAGTACTAGTCAAGAAGATGAAAAATGCGGCAGCGAGTTTAAAAGAACAAATGCATCACCTGGTTATCAGTGCCCGACGTGTAATCGCAGGTTTAGCCGCATTATTCATCAGCTTAATCACAAGTGCGAACCAACAGATACCGAGAATCGTCTCGATGCGATTAACTCTGGTTTGAAATTATACAAGTGCGTCACGTGTAAGGAGGAGTTTGGGACTCGACAGGAAAAACTCGACCACAAGTGCCTAACGTCGGAGTCCCAAGATCAAGACGAAGACGAATCTCAGAATGCAGTTGACAATGAAGGACAggatgctgctgctgaagatCAGGAAGAGTCAGATACTGAGAAAAGTGATgaagatgattatgatgatacacCTCCTGAAAGGCCTAAGTTAGTTGTGAAATTCCCAACTAGGAAAGGCTTTGGTAAAGCACGAAGACGAAAATCGAAAGGAACTCATCGTTGTAATATCTGCCATAAATCATTCACAAGAGGTTGGAATCTCAAAGTTCATGTGCAGAAGGCACATCCTCCAGGCAGTCCAGTGCAACCTAAGATTTCTCCAGCAAAAGCATCTCCACGGGCTTCTCCAAGACCAGCTAAGAGAAGCCAGGAACTAGCAGTAGTATCAGAGGCTGATACTGCTGAATCTGATGCAGCGGCTGATTTTCATTTTCGGCCAAGCTACTCGGAAAAGAATATGGTGTTGAGACGATTTGCTTCGTCAAATGCATATGAATGCCCGCTGTGTGGAAAAACAATGGAAAGAAGAGAGGCTATGTTGTCTCATATTAGAGATCATAGAAGTGAAACACCTTACCATTGTGCTCATTGTGACTTCAAATGTGCTCATTCCGCAAGGATCATTAAGCATCTGAGTCACATCCACAAAATTTACCAGCCAAATAACCCCTCCTCAATTTGA